A genome region from Alkalimarinus coralli includes the following:
- a CDS encoding translation initiation factor Sui1: protein MSRKNRDSGGLVFSTEFGKMCPGCGKAVSQCRCNDDDTVDVGDGVVRVSRETKGRKGKGVTLVTGVPLAGKELKELAKKLKQKCGVGGSIKDRVIEIQGDHRDLLVEELKKFGWTVKKAGG from the coding sequence ATGTCCAGAAAAAATAGAGACTCAGGCGGCTTAGTCTTTTCAACCGAGTTTGGAAAGATGTGTCCGGGGTGTGGCAAAGCGGTGTCTCAGTGTCGTTGTAACGATGATGATACAGTCGATGTGGGCGACGGTGTCGTAAGGGTCTCTAGAGAGACAAAAGGGAGAAAAGGCAAGGGGGTTACATTAGTCACAGGTGTTCCTTTGGCTGGGAAGGAGCTGAAGGAACTCGCTAAGAAGTTGAAGCAGAAGTGTGGGGTCGGGGGCTCGATCAAAGACCGTGTTATTGAGATACAAGGAGACCACCGAGATCTGTTAGTTGAAGAGCTCAAAAAGTTCGGCTGGACTGTTAAAAAAGCAGGCGGTTAG
- a CDS encoding methyltransferase domain-containing protein: MHDDVKDYYGKVLQHSDDLKTNACCTDNNMPRHVKNALSQVHDEVMARYYGCGLIAPPLLEGTRILDLGSGSGRDCYVLSQWVGENGSVLGVDMTEEQLNVAQKYVDYHAEKFGYEKPNTEFRLGYIERLNELNLPDNSFDIIVSNCVINLSPDKEAVMREAYRLLKPGGELYFSDVYADRRVPQALVNDPVLYGECLSGALYWNDFINLAKSAGFNDPRLVEDSVITIDNEDVEDKIGHINFFSATYRLFKLPELESHCEDYGQAVIYKGTIPHHPQVFWLDKHHEIQKGKVFPVCGNTWRMLHDTRFKDHFEFIGNWDTHYGIFDGCGTSLPFDLWEVSGDSGGGCC, from the coding sequence ATGCACGACGACGTAAAAGACTATTATGGTAAGGTGCTGCAACACAGCGATGATTTAAAAACCAACGCATGCTGCACAGACAACAATATGCCACGCCACGTTAAAAACGCCTTATCCCAGGTGCATGATGAAGTCATGGCTCGTTATTACGGATGTGGTCTCATTGCCCCTCCTCTATTAGAGGGTACTCGTATCCTGGATCTTGGCAGTGGCTCAGGTCGAGACTGCTACGTATTGTCCCAATGGGTAGGTGAAAACGGCTCGGTACTGGGTGTCGATATGACGGAAGAGCAACTGAATGTTGCTCAAAAGTATGTCGATTACCACGCTGAAAAATTCGGCTACGAAAAACCTAACACTGAATTTCGACTAGGCTATATCGAACGCTTAAACGAGCTTAACTTGCCCGACAATAGTTTTGACATCATTGTTTCTAATTGCGTTATTAACTTATCACCCGACAAAGAAGCCGTCATGCGCGAAGCATACCGACTACTTAAGCCCGGTGGTGAGCTTTATTTCTCTGACGTGTACGCCGACAGGCGCGTTCCTCAAGCGCTCGTTAACGACCCGGTATTATATGGAGAGTGTTTAAGCGGCGCGCTCTATTGGAATGACTTTATCAATCTGGCCAAAAGTGCCGGGTTTAATGACCCACGCCTGGTAGAAGACAGCGTTATCACGATTGACAATGAAGACGTTGAAGACAAAATCGGCCACATCAACTTTTTCTCAGCGACCTACCGCCTGTTCAAACTGCCTGAGCTGGAATCTCACTGTGAAGACTACGGCCAAGCGGTCATTTACAAAGGAACTATCCCGCACCACCCTCAAGTCTTTTGGCTTGATAAACACCATGAAATACAGAAAGGAAAAGTATTTCCTGTTTGCGGCAACACCTGGCGAATGCTTCACGATACTCGTTTTAAAGACCATTTTGAGTTTATCGGTAATTGGGATACCCACTACGGCATATTCGATGGTTGCGGTACGTCACTCCCCTTTGACCTATGGGAAGTTTCTGGCGACTCCGGTGGAGGCTGCTGCTAA
- a CDS encoding PhnA domain-containing protein — MSTESILLQRGDSKCELCSSSANLSVYQVPPDSTGNADKGYADKDNADKCVMICETCRGQIDQPDTIEANHWRCLNDSMWSQVPAVQVMAWRQLKQLSTAGETWANDLLDMLYLEEDVKTWAESTANDDSDDDTTPTLDSNGAVLKAGDTVTLIKDLDVKGAGFTAKRGTAVRNISLTSNPEHIEGRVNGTRIVLLTCFLKKSN; from the coding sequence ATGAGTACAGAATCAATCCTGTTGCAGCGCGGCGATTCAAAATGCGAGCTTTGTTCATCTAGTGCTAACCTGAGTGTGTATCAAGTCCCACCAGACTCAACCGGCAATGCAGATAAGGGCTACGCAGATAAGGACAATGCAGATAAGTGTGTAATGATCTGTGAAACCTGTCGTGGACAAATTGATCAACCTGATACCATCGAAGCTAACCACTGGCGCTGCTTAAATGACAGCATGTGGAGTCAAGTACCTGCCGTTCAGGTGATGGCATGGCGTCAACTAAAGCAGCTGTCCACTGCGGGTGAGACCTGGGCAAATGATCTGCTTGACATGCTATATCTGGAAGAAGACGTTAAAACATGGGCCGAGTCTACCGCAAATGACGATAGTGATGACGACACAACGCCCACTCTTGATAGCAACGGTGCGGTGCTTAAAGCGGGTGACACGGTCACGCTAATTAAAGATCTGGATGTAAAAGGCGCAGGGTTTACAGCCAAGCGCGGTACAGCGGTTAGAAATATCTCGCTGACCTCAAACCCTGAACACATTGAAGGGCGCGTTAACGGAACACGCATCGTACTGCTAACCTGCTTCCTTAAGAAGTCGAATTAA
- a CDS encoding DUF1499 domain-containing protein — MMKSTGQKQAGVLGLLLSTALLTACSGTRPVDIGVMDNKLAPCPDSPNCVSSFEQKSDETHYIDTYVLKGSNTQQAWDSLQSLIEQNDSAEIIKKSDSYIYAEYTSTIMRFVDDTEFLLDKDNNRVQLRSASRLGYRDFGVNRERLESLRTELKNKDLIE; from the coding sequence ATGATGAAAAGTACAGGACAGAAACAAGCCGGGGTATTGGGACTACTGCTATCAACGGCATTGTTAACAGCATGCAGCGGAACACGGCCCGTTGATATAGGCGTTATGGATAACAAACTCGCACCCTGCCCGGACAGCCCAAACTGTGTAAGCAGCTTTGAACAAAAAAGCGATGAGACGCATTATATTGATACTTACGTATTAAAAGGCAGCAACACCCAACAGGCATGGGACTCACTACAGTCGTTAATCGAGCAAAATGACAGTGCCGAAATTATCAAGAAAAGTGATTCATATATTTATGCTGAGTACACCAGCACGATAATGAGATTCGTAGACGATACGGAATTTTTGCTGGACAAAGATAACAACCGCGTACAATTGCGTTCGGCATCTCGCCTCGGTTACCGGGACTTTGGTGTTAACCGGGAACGTTTAGAATCACTGAGAACAGAGCTGAAAAATAAAGATCTTATTGAATAG
- a CDS encoding OmpA/MotB family protein → MAQRYHLNSTPTNTKAPLPELLLTLDSNSPFQRRVEGDAWLLSYLDVFLLIIALLVILLVQPPNSVTLPDSAEFPVSGMEDIPTAHQPQEDKNKPSPLDSVLKTLSSDYRINVVSNGSRISVRLDEALLFDSSKAVIKPKGKLAIQQLIPVLKELGRPLVIEGHTDNTPISTSLYPSNWELSAARANSVLHYLSSQGMPKSLMSTANYADTRPLVSNNTETNRGINRRVNLLILLNEG, encoded by the coding sequence GTGGCTCAACGATATCATCTCAACTCAACACCCACTAACACTAAAGCTCCGTTACCAGAACTATTGCTAACCTTGGACAGCAATTCTCCTTTTCAAAGGCGTGTAGAAGGCGACGCCTGGTTACTCAGTTATCTTGATGTATTTCTACTGATCATTGCGTTACTGGTTATTTTGCTTGTTCAGCCCCCCAATAGCGTCACGCTACCGGATTCAGCCGAGTTCCCGGTATCAGGCATGGAAGATATTCCAACCGCACATCAACCGCAAGAAGACAAAAACAAACCATCACCATTAGACTCGGTGCTGAAAACGCTGAGCTCGGATTATAGAATCAACGTTGTCAGTAACGGCAGTCGCATTAGCGTCCGGCTCGATGAAGCACTGCTGTTCGACTCGTCAAAAGCGGTCATTAAACCAAAAGGCAAGTTAGCCATTCAGCAGCTTATCCCTGTATTAAAAGAGTTAGGTAGACCGTTGGTGATAGAGGGACATACCGACAATACGCCTATTAGCACGTCGCTTTACCCTTCTAACTGGGAGTTATCTGCGGCAAGAGCAAACAGCGTTTTGCACTACCTAAGCTCACAGGGTATGCCAAAATCTCTGATGAGCACGGCCAATTACGCAGATACTCGACCACTGGTATCAAATAACACTGAAACCAACCGAGGTATTAACCGCAGAGTTAACCTGTTAATTCTCTTGAACGAAGGTTAG
- a CDS encoding motility protein A gives MLHLPALAIVAGLTAVIATIMLSTKNPGLFLNLPGLTIIIGGVLTSLFVSYSKSDIQSAINAVKLLFNDTPIDKPKTIKTLTHIAYLWARHDLREIEKQLSTLDNHFVKTGIQKIIDGHHSADIAATLNWKIEQLRNTEYGAAKMFHSLAMFAPAFGMVGTLLGLVNMMFLINEQASTSIANHLAVALVTTFYGLVFANLFFKPVAIKLERRADLLVEWMRVVGEGIMMIEKRKSPGFIQQTMDTLAPTHKSNPNRSLLSREVELLLNN, from the coding sequence ATGTTACATCTACCGGCATTGGCCATTGTTGCAGGTTTAACGGCAGTTATTGCAACCATCATGTTATCAACAAAAAACCCGGGGTTATTTTTAAACCTGCCAGGGTTAACAATTATCATTGGTGGCGTACTCACATCACTGTTTGTTAGTTACTCCAAATCCGATATCCAGTCTGCAATTAACGCAGTTAAATTACTGTTCAACGACACACCAATAGATAAACCTAAAACGATCAAAACGCTCACACATATTGCTTATTTATGGGCCAGACATGACTTACGTGAAATCGAAAAGCAGCTATCCACTTTAGATAACCACTTTGTTAAAACCGGTATTCAAAAAATAATAGATGGGCATCATTCAGCCGATATTGCCGCAACACTCAACTGGAAAATAGAACAGCTCCGCAATACGGAATATGGTGCCGCCAAAATGTTTCATTCACTAGCCATGTTTGCACCTGCGTTTGGCATGGTTGGTACCCTATTGGGCTTGGTCAACATGATGTTTCTAATCAATGAGCAAGCGAGTACCAGCATCGCAAACCATCTCGCTGTCGCGCTTGTCACCACGTTTTATGGCCTGGTGTTCGCGAACCTGTTCTTCAAACCTGTCGCTATAAAACTCGAACGCAGGGCTGACCTGCTAGTCGAGTGGATGAGAGTTGTAGGTGAAGGAATTATGATGATAGAGAAGCGCAAAAGCCCCGGCTTTATTCAACAAACGATGGACACCCTGGCCCCGACTCACAAAAGCAACCCCAACCGAAGCCTGCTGTCTCGCGAAGTAGAGTTACTGCTTAATAACTAG
- a CDS encoding ABCB family ABC transporter ATP-binding protein/permease translates to MRHRNYEVEPGTGMKWHVIKMLVPYLLEFKKRVFLALSCLVLAKVASIIIPFILKHIVDALDTQELGSGAILVAPLGLVAAYGLARFMNVVFNEIRDTLFGRVTERTIRRIGLQTFKHLHNLDLDFHLNRRTGGLSRDIERGTTGINMLMRFLVFNIFPTLFEVVLVVGLLFYNYGISFALIILLSVVAYVAYSIIATEWRTRFVREVNVADSASNSRAIDSLLNYETVKYFTNEAYESNRYDTNLASWEQAKRKNRLTMFALNGGQAFIIAAATTSMLALAAVRVANGTMTIGDFVLINAFMMQIFIPLNFLGFVYREIKGSLANIEQMFELLKKQPKVVDSPEAEELRIEKGKLEFSNVSFRYHPERPIIKNISFTVNEGEKVALVGESGSGKSTLVKLLFRFYDCNDGAIKLNGRDVRDITQHSLRKAIGIVPQDTVLFNDTILENVRYGNVNATDEEVLEAISHAHLDSFIEELPKGVLTTVGERGLKLSGGEKQRVAIARTILKHPPILVFDEATSSLDSHSEQAILEAIKEVSEGYTSLVIAHRLSTVVDADKIILMSHGEIAEQGTHEELLKLNGQYARLWHIQQKESRHGDSA, encoded by the coding sequence ATGCGACATCGTAACTACGAGGTAGAACCAGGCACAGGCATGAAATGGCATGTGATCAAAATGCTGGTTCCTTACCTGCTTGAATTTAAGAAGCGAGTATTTTTAGCATTGAGCTGCCTTGTATTAGCCAAGGTGGCCAGCATTATCATACCGTTTATTCTAAAGCATATTGTAGATGCCCTTGATACTCAGGAGCTGGGTTCAGGCGCAATACTGGTTGCACCTTTGGGCCTGGTCGCCGCATATGGTTTAGCGCGGTTTATGAATGTGGTATTCAATGAAATCAGGGATACGCTCTTTGGTCGGGTGACCGAGCGCACCATCAGACGCATTGGGCTACAAACATTCAAACACTTGCATAACCTTGACTTGGACTTCCACCTGAACCGCCGTACAGGTGGGCTGTCGCGAGATATAGAGCGCGGCACGACGGGCATCAATATGTTGATGCGTTTTCTAGTCTTCAATATATTCCCGACATTATTCGAAGTGGTGCTGGTCGTCGGGCTGCTGTTTTACAACTATGGCATTAGTTTCGCGCTGATTATTCTGCTCTCTGTTGTCGCATACGTCGCTTATTCAATTATCGCCACCGAGTGGCGAACGCGATTTGTACGTGAGGTTAACGTCGCTGACTCCGCATCCAACTCCCGCGCTATCGACAGCCTGCTCAACTATGAAACAGTAAAGTATTTTACTAATGAAGCGTACGAGTCAAACCGCTACGACACCAATTTAGCCTCGTGGGAGCAGGCAAAACGAAAAAACCGACTCACCATGTTTGCGCTAAATGGTGGCCAGGCATTTATCATTGCCGCTGCAACGACCAGTATGCTCGCTCTCGCAGCAGTCAGAGTCGCCAATGGAACAATGACAATTGGCGACTTTGTATTGATTAACGCATTTATGATGCAAATTTTTATCCCTCTGAACTTTCTCGGCTTTGTCTATCGGGAAATAAAAGGGTCACTCGCCAATATTGAGCAGATGTTCGAGCTATTAAAAAAGCAACCCAAAGTGGTTGACTCACCAGAAGCAGAAGAGCTCCGCATAGAAAAGGGCAAACTTGAATTTAGCAATGTATCATTCCGCTACCACCCTGAACGTCCAATTATAAAAAACATCAGCTTTACCGTGAACGAGGGGGAAAAAGTTGCACTTGTAGGCGAAAGTGGCTCGGGCAAATCAACATTGGTAAAACTGCTATTCAGGTTTTATGACTGTAACGACGGCGCAATTAAACTTAATGGCCGAGATGTACGCGACATCACGCAACACTCGCTACGCAAAGCAATCGGCATTGTGCCGCAGGATACAGTGCTTTTTAACGACACCATTTTAGAAAACGTTCGTTATGGCAACGTCAATGCGACGGACGAAGAGGTTCTGGAAGCCATCAGCCACGCTCACCTCGACAGCTTCATTGAGGAGCTCCCCAAAGGCGTGCTAACCACGGTAGGCGAACGAGGCTTGAAGTTATCAGGCGGAGAAAAACAACGCGTGGCGATTGCCAGAACAATTCTTAAACACCCTCCTATCCTGGTCTTCGATGAAGCGACTTCGTCCCTTGATAGCCACTCTGAACAAGCCATTCTGGAAGCAATAAAAGAGGTCTCTGAAGGTTACACCAGTCTGGTTATCGCTCACAGACTATCAACAGTGGTCGATGCAGATAAGATTATTCTGATGAGCCATGGGGAAATTGCAGAGCAAGGAACCCATGAGGAACTCCTTAAACTTAATGGGCAGTACGCTCGTTTATGGCATATTCAACAGAAAGAGAGCCGCCATGGTGATAGTGCCTGA
- a CDS encoding NAD-dependent epimerase/dehydratase family protein, with amino-acid sequence MKVLVTGANGHIGANVVRALLKQGHQVRGFIRQASDTQGIDGLDIELFYGDVMNADSLQQAAIGCDAIIHLAAVYKTIAKTADEIVEPAIEGAKNVFAAANKAGITRIVYTSSVASIGFSYDPNAKRTGNDWNDDPHNPYYIAKTKSEQAAQALAKQYGIHLVVICPAIVLGPYDYRITPSNQMIMDWVNGKGQTYVGGLNFVDVRDVADIHVAALTKGENTHRYIAGGENMEVKAAGQLIKKLTGVKPLHLGMSRKVTLLTAKVVESLCKLTGVTPPFTYDLVYEVAERYAYYEFQDTIDTLGVKPRNAEDALKGCIQWLLDNNKIKPSIAAKVKRQLASND; translated from the coding sequence ATGAAGGTTCTGGTTACGGGTGCCAACGGGCACATTGGCGCTAATGTCGTACGCGCCTTGCTTAAACAAGGGCATCAAGTTAGAGGGTTTATACGACAGGCCTCCGACACCCAGGGCATTGATGGGCTCGATATCGAACTTTTCTATGGCGACGTGATGAATGCAGACAGCCTGCAGCAAGCAGCAATTGGCTGTGATGCGATTATTCACCTCGCAGCCGTCTATAAGACGATTGCTAAAACAGCCGATGAAATTGTTGAGCCAGCCATTGAAGGTGCAAAAAATGTTTTCGCTGCGGCCAATAAGGCAGGCATTACGCGTATTGTATACACCAGTTCAGTTGCCTCAATCGGCTTTTCATACGACCCTAATGCCAAACGTACCGGCAACGATTGGAACGATGACCCACACAACCCCTACTATATAGCAAAAACCAAAAGCGAGCAGGCTGCACAGGCACTCGCCAAGCAATATGGAATTCATCTCGTTGTCATCTGCCCTGCAATAGTACTTGGCCCGTATGACTACAGAATTACACCATCAAACCAAATGATAATGGATTGGGTTAACGGTAAGGGTCAAACCTATGTGGGCGGTCTAAATTTTGTTGATGTACGCGATGTAGCAGATATTCACGTAGCCGCATTAACCAAAGGCGAAAATACCCACCGCTATATAGCGGGCGGCGAGAATATGGAAGTTAAAGCGGCCGGGCAACTCATTAAAAAGCTGACCGGCGTTAAACCTCTGCATCTGGGAATGAGTCGCAAAGTAACGCTTCTAACCGCCAAGGTCGTTGAGTCTCTATGCAAACTGACCGGGGTTACACCGCCCTTTACCTATGACTTAGTTTACGAAGTGGCAGAGCGTTATGCCTACTATGAGTTTCAGGATACTATCGATACTCTCGGCGTTAAGCCAAGAAATGCAGAAGACGCTCTTAAGGGCTGCATTCAGTGGTTGTTAGACAACAACAAAATTAAACCTTCAATAGCAGCAAAAGTTAAACGTCAATTGGCAAGCAACGATTAG